The window TCCGCTTGCCGGAGTAGCCGCCGGAAGTCCGGCCGGTCCAGGTACGCGATCGGGAGGACGAAGCGCCTCCGGTTGGCCCCCACGTACACCACGAAGTGACCCCTCGGCACGTCCTCCGGGGCACCACCggccctctcctcctcctcgtccGAAGACGGCGACGACCCGCGCTGCCGGGGCGCCGCCTCCCTCCGCCCCTTCCtcgctgctgctgctgctcctcTTCCCATGGATGATCAATATCTTAATTTCGGGGTTTGATTTGAGAAAGGGTGGGAGTTATTTATGGCGGGAGGGGAGAAGACAAGGGCACGTGGTGGAGGCCGTGCAAGAGGACAGGCGGGGCCGGGGCGGCCGGAACTTGTGCTGAGCTCGCCACCGACAGCCGGTGGCCCGCTCCTATTCTGAGGTCATGGCCAGTAAACTTGCTGCGAATTAATTAAAGGGAAACGCCTTCTAATTAGTACCTTCGTTTATATATGCTCTGTTTATCCAAGCTTGGGTAAGAGGGAAACAGAGGAATCCGGCCGTCCCTTTATTATCcttttaagtaaacaaacgaatccATTCTTTCTTCCTACTAAACCTCGGAGTAAACAAAGTGTTATAGCATGTTCACACGATATCATCCGCactattctctccctcttttgtttttCAAAGCATATGCATCAACCTTAATTCTTTTggtacttaattacaaattaaggATGATTATATTCACTCACTAATAAAGTAAGAATATTCTTGAAGTCGACTATGTTGAGGTGAATATGACTTttagatattttaaatatcacatTTCCACCATTAATGTAGAATTTTGGTCCATTGTACATGTTCTCTAAATTAACTTTGAGTAAGTTTATTCTCGAAGATATATATCATACACTAATTTGTCCTCTCGTCACTTCTATATATCTATCTTTAAAACAAGGCTCGAACGCACCTTCAGTTTCTCGACCGAACCTTGAAAATTAAACAGTACTCTTCTTTaactcgatcgatcgatcgggatATAGTTTAATATCCTACTAATGGTCCAATTTTATGGAAGCATTGTGGATGGGCAGGAACCATGTGATGTCCTTGCTTCATGTACTATCAAATCTTTCACACTGGCCTCTTGCTTTGGATACCCTTCAATTGCAAGCCTTTTGATGAAGAGTCACACTATGTGGGGCTGCACTTTGTGGAGCCACATAAAAGGGCAATGCAACATACTTGTCATTAATCAATAGTCACAAACTAAGTAAAATCCAATTCATAGCGCCCTTTTTAAAGTCGTCCCAAATGTTACCTCTGTCATAAACCCTAAATCCTAATTAAAACCCTTACCCCCTAaacaattttattcaaaatttctaCATCTAAGTTAACCTTGAAGTTCTTAAGGTCGGAGGCATTCTCGTATACGAACGTAACTTAAAGTAGCTAGGTGAATACATTCATACTCATGTACCATAGGGCTTCTTGATCACGAAATATCTAAGAAATAGTATGGACCCAAAGAACACAGATTTGCTTGCAGTGCACATGAATACATGTTACTCTTGCTTTTTATTTCTTATGCGTAGTTATAAGAAATGGTCCCAATATAACATCAGACCCCGCCAACTGCTGCTTGTTTAATCTCAGTAAATGATATGATAAGCTCCACCATCGAAGGAAACTAGATCTGGATCTATTTCGCTTGTTACCAAACGGTCGAGGAGGGCTTCATCGGGTGTTCAACCAATCTGAGATGGAGACGGAGAGCGTCAACGATAGTTGGTACGTACACTCCTCTTTCCACAAGATGGTGCCAAGTGACCATGAGGATCAGTTGGCACGAACCATGAAAACCTCTAGCCGACTGTAGTTAGTGTTTTATACTATAGTTGATTCTGTCTGAAAACTATAGAGATGATGCGCTGGATATAGTAGATTGGTAATTGACTAATAGAAGACCTTTTACTTCACGGGAAGGCTTCCTTCTACTTCTGCGCACACGTAGACGAGTCAACAAAACGCCAGCGTCTAAAAACCATGGGAGAGTTCCTGGCGAAaaccctctgacactcaagtcaatgCAAATCCAGACGGATGGATGAAGAATAGTAAGAACATGCATGCGAGAATAAAGTTATAGATCTTCAGAGAACATACCTTTGTCATGGAGAGGACTTCCCCTTTATATACCATCTCTCAGAACTCCGCAATCATGATGTGATAAAGtgtgtcagagtttgttaggCAATGCATAATAATTATCCGAGGAATCTTCCTTTTACCTATAAGTATACCTCTTTTGTCCTTTATAACTTTTATTATTGTTGAGACTGGTGAAGAAATATGCTATTATAAATAGTCGGCTGATGGGGGACAAAAAGGTCCCTGAAAAAGATTTCCCAGGAGAATATTTTTTTACATGATTTGTTATTCTGACAGACTGTTAAAATATTGTCTGCTAAGTATATCTCGGTAGGTCGTTAAGTCGGCCGCTTTGTTAATCTATTGTCTGATGAGTATATTCCAACCGGTCGTTAAGTCGATCGCCCTATTAGGCTGTTATCTGctaaatatatctcggtcggcCTTTAAGTCAACCGCCCTGTTAGACTGTTATCTGTTGAGTATATCTCGGCCGGTCTTTAAGTCAGACCGCCTTTATATCTGTTTCGGCCTTAAACCGCTCGGTTATATTCTACATAGCTTTGAGACATTTGTTCGAAAAATAATATAATGCCCTAGACACGTTGAGAGTCTATTTGAGAGACAATATAATAACTTGTGCATGCTAGAAATCTGTCCGATCTGCAATATGAAGCTAAACGCCTTAAGTGCCTTAGGCCCGGTTGGTATTTTGTCCGGACGGGCGTACAACAAGACTATGGAGAAATGCTGTATTCCGAGAGGTCCGGTCAATATCTTGAGCCAAAGCATCCTAGGCCTGGTCAACCCTTTGTCCGACCGGGAGTATAATAACTGTAaagagatcggtggccggcttgaagaggggttggatagctaggtcacccccaattcgATTCTTCTCTATAAGGTTAGTTACGCAAGCGGAATAcgaaaactaaagcaatgaaaataaacaagtaaGAGCAAACGCTAATacaaatcctttacgtggttcggagattgcttgttcctactccacggcgtgtccttgaggtggatgaacccttgatccttcggtgcaTCAATCCCCGGTAATCTctggctagctcttactccttctcggtagagtacaacctctcacaaatctctcttcctcttacaagatgaagacttagattaggaggaagagaatggctTGGAAGCCTTGGACAAGgactaggagttattcaacacgcatgagtaacctccttcaagccccaaaacttcctataaataagaggagagaattgatcatcatatcaactcatttcggcaccagtcgactggcaaaaccatcagtcgactggtgctaccgttggaggtagcgaacgactactttgcagcaccaacggtctgccaacggtcatttaccagtcgattgctaaaactagcagtcgactggtagctgtttgctgagcgaacagaatgcttctgttcgctgccagtcgactgcgcagtcgactgctaaGACTGCACTACACACttatcctctccggagtcacccttgaagtcctcttcctcggccttcgtccctcagatgcacccgagcccgcggctcctctccttgccatccttcatgttgccttgaagtccacttccctcggctccactccgttgctccttgtCTCGCGGTgcctcggatgccttccacaccatccttcaccgactcaaggatccgagccctaggatgagcatcccaagcttagttgcaccaagctcctcatgtgtgttttaccaaatcctgcaagactcaaacacacatatcaaatacatatgaaagtctaacttaaactctttgacacacatcaaaaccatgatcgtaccgatcaaacttgggtcgattgcaccaacaatctccctctttttgatgtgtgacaatatgtttaagttagacattaATAACAATATGAAAATtgaaagcaatatgtaaacatgaagcataattcccaagctcccccttaacatatgctcttcaaccttaattttcaagttttgcacacaattaggtttctaacttaaacctacccatttctccccctttgacaccatcaaaaattgtaccaaacatgtacacataccaaggtatcaatgtggacttaaaattttccaaaaacaGCTCTTGACAGTGCTAGAAaacaggtaccagtcgactgccatctGTTGCAGTCGACTGACACATTACTAGGCTGAATTTCAGCTTTCcgaagtcaacttcagaaatacataaaaaatgctagaaaattcaaaaaatcatgaaattttgaacacatatttcttataatgttctttaacaaggaaaaatatgtttccatgaaaattcatcatatttttgaagttttgataaaaactcaaacagcttgaaaaacactcaagtttgtatcaaattaaaccctagttttgaattcatatatttcaaaataactatccactgtaaataaaacatagaattattttcaaaatatttgaaatgtccaactatgatctatgggcaagatgtccattaattaaacatttattttcccCATAGTtgacctatgatcactaaaaattgatacatcacataactcatcaaaatggcataagcataagtgaattattagtatcatcctattatctcacatttatggttggaAAATcatgcaagtcattgtgagataaggtataatggtaacctctacttagcccctCTTGATCATgactttctatcaaggctaagtgctcccccttaaggtctcaagtcaaccatttttcaagtatttgaataattatttcttatggttgacttgacctaaaatcctctaacccttgaggattgattttggcacccaatataaattctttctaattgggttaaccaaatattccttggggatccattttctatctatggtcttggtttttgattgcccctagcaaatagacaatggtaggtcttttcattgttgggttcattgtatcctaacccatttttcttaaaacttgccctttggctcccaatgatcatgtttagggtttcagagtcaatttcaaattttctaagggcattggtaagatattctaccttttcccttaatttcctattttcttcttctaaacatgaatcatttgaagaattagaagaatcatgcatattgttgtccttagagcacatggattct is drawn from Zingiber officinale cultivar Zhangliang chromosome 1B, Zo_v1.1, whole genome shotgun sequence and contains these coding sequences:
- the LOC122052109 gene encoding protein SMALL AUXIN UP-REGULATED RNA 10-like, encoding MGRGAAAAARKGRREAAPRQRGSSPSSDEEEERAGGAPEDVPRGHFVVYVGANRRRFVLPIAYLDRPDFRRLLRQAEEEFGFKHRMGLTIPCDELAFRSLLLA